From a region of the Lactuca sativa cultivar Salinas chromosome 4, Lsat_Salinas_v11, whole genome shotgun sequence genome:
- the LOC111907938 gene encoding uncharacterized protein LOC111907938 yields the protein MDSFTSSNSIKPSSVTDPSFSYAGGNNENELNPEMASRLKKQSPTKNFMSHTICTTNKATVLKKKILGERNETLDVNEQPSLQRSSSFESKSVKSPVVVDHVQKPYDPVNNYLSPRPKFLRYNPNRRRMISVLHGNEESVRSSNSFEAPGMELGADSYGFVDSCSQKEEQTLDLINNEGECEEEDEEGESQEEEEEDEEEEEEEEIEFGDDERFWNLKGFLKFIAVVIAVIYTTQAICSMDSPTPFHTVETWSNVYGVSGLNFSQVGSCSLMETELVVGRLKEVDIVGVHDDEEETSDSLQELGADIDLENDEADVIHGEMWKEDEDLDENDEIAEEMVAIYDVEGEREVDDDDQTLVATDSDENEEIAEQEMEEINDSEIETETIQSESFDLNLVGVIGFFMLILTSSFGVMYSRRMKSSPPVTPTVAGANHEAEKEEIRVLEQEDHEEEESPLMKSTPLQKDVSEEHSHIHPPSVELLGEFVFGESNSLIQSTIFSGETKASHIENSTGDSVVYNEKTIKKQRRKIEPTTVVTPSPMRRSSRLQNRSIKSP from the exons ATGGATAGTTTCACTTCATCAAACTCCATTAAACCTTCTTCAGTTACTGATCCTTCATTCAGTT ATGCAGGAGGAAACAACGAGAATGAATTGAACCCAGAAATGGCTTCAAGGTTAAAGAAACAATCGCCTACCAAGAATTTCATGAGTCACACCATTTGCACAACTAACAAAGCTACTGTTCTTAAAAAGAAAATCTTGGGTGAAAGGAACGAAACCCTAGATGTTAATGAACAACCAAGTCTCCAAAGATCCTCTAGTTTCGAGTCAAAATCTGTGAAATCCCCTGTTGTTGTTGATCATGTCCAGAAGCCTTATGACCCTGTTAACAATTACCTTTCACCGAGGCCTAAGTTCTTACGTTATAACCCTAATCGACGTAGGATGATATCTGTTCTTCATGGAAACGAAGAAAGTGTCAGAAGTAGTAATTCTTTTGAAGCTCCTGGAATGGAATTAGGGGCAGATTCGTATGGGTTTGTTGATTCTTGTTCTCAAAAAGAAGAACAAACCCTGGATTTGATAAACAACGAAGGTGAatgtgaagaagaagatgaagaaggtgaaagccaagaagaagaagaagaagatgaagaagaagaagaagaagaagagattgAGTTTGGGGACGATGAGAGATTCTGGAATTTGAAAGGCTTTTTGAAGTTTATCGCTGTTGTGATTGCTGTAATCTATACTACTCAAGCTATATGTTCAATGGATTCTCCAACCCCTTTTCATACAGTAGAAACTTGGAGTAATGTTTATGGAGTTTCAGGTTTAAACTTTTCTCAAGTTGGAAGTTGTTCATTAATGGAAACGGAATTAGTGGTAGGAAGATTGAAGGAAGTAGATATTGTTGGCGTTCATGACGATGAAGAGGAAACCTCTGATTCGTTGCAAGAATTAGGAGCTGATATTGATCTAGAAAATGATGAAGCAGATGTCATTCATGGTGAAATgtggaaagaagatgaagatcttgatGAAAACGACGAAATTGCAGAAGAAATGGTGGCGATTTATGATGTAGAGGGTGAAAGAGaagttgatgatgatgatcaGACGTTGGTAGCAACAGATTCCGATGAAAACGAAGAAATTGCAGAACAAGAAATGGAGGAGATTAATGATTCAGAAATAGAAACTGAAACTATCCAATCGGAAAGTTTTGATCTAAATCTTGTAGGTGTAATCGGGTTTTTTATGTTAATTCTTACATCATCTTTCGGTGTCATGTATTCAAGACGGATGAAATCCTCACCTCCGGTAACACCAACTGTCGCCGGAGCAAATCACGAAGCTGAAAAGGAagaaattagggttcttgaacAAGAAGACCACGAAGAAGAAGAATCACCATTGATGAAATCTACACCTTTACAGAAAGATGTTTCTGAAGAACATAGTCACATTCATCCACCATCTGTCGAGTTGCTCGGCGAGTTTGTGTTCGGAGAAAGCAATTCTTTGATCCAATCCACCATTTTTTCCGGCGAAACAAAAGCCTCTCACATCGAGAACTCAACCGGAGATTCTGTTGTTTACAACGAGAAAACCATCAAGAAACAGAGGCGCAAAA